Proteins encoded in a region of the Vicia villosa cultivar HV-30 ecotype Madison, WI linkage group LG5, Vvil1.0, whole genome shotgun sequence genome:
- the LOC131601348 gene encoding mitochondrial uncoupling protein 1-like, translated as MVADSKSKSDISFAGTFASSAFSACFAEVCTIPLDTAKVRLQLQKQAVAGDVSLPKYKGLLGTVGTIAREEGLSALWKGIVPGLHRQCLYGGLRIGLYEPVKTFYTGSDHVGDVPLSKKILAAFTTGAVAITVANPTDLVKVRLQAEGKLPPGVPRRYSGSLNAYSSIVRQEGVRALWTGLGPNIARNGIINAAELASYDQVKQTILKIPGFTDNVVTHLFAGLGAGFFAVCIGSPVDVVKSRMMGDSSYKSTLDCFVKTLKNDGLMAFYKGFIPNFGRLGSWNVIMFLTLEQTKKFVKSLESS; from the exons ATGGTTGCTGATTCCAAGTCCAAATCTGACATCTCATTCGCTGGAACATTTGCCAGCAGTGCTTTCTCCGCATGCTTCGCTGAG GTATGTACCATACCTTTGGACACTGCCAAAGTTAGGCTTCAGCTTCAAAAACAAGCTGTAGCTGGTGATGTATCCTTACCTAAATACAAGGGTTTGCTGGGAACGGTTGGAACAATTGCCAGGGAAGAAGGTCTTTCAGCACTCTGGAAAGGCATTGTGCCAGGACTACATCGTCAGTGTTTGTATGGAGGATTAAGAATTGGGTTATATGAGCCT GTTAAAACTTTCTATACGGGAAGTGACCATGTTGGTGATGTTCCGCTGTCAAAGAAAATTCTTGCTGCATTTACGACTG GTGCCGTGGCAATTACAGTGGCGAATCCAACTGATCTTGTCAAAGTCAGACTTCAAGCAGAAGGAAAATTACCTCCTGGAGTTCCCAGGCGCTACTCTGGATCCTTGAATGCTTATTCGTCAATCGTGAGACAG GAAGGAGTTAGAGCTCTTTGGACAGGGCTGGGCCCCAACATAGCAAGAAATGGTATTATCAACGCCGCTGAACTAGCTAGCTATGATCAAGTGAAGCAG ACTATTTTGAAAATTCCAGGATTCACCGACAATGTTGTAACTCATCTCTTTGCTGGCCTTGGGGCAGGGTTTTTCGCCGTTTGTATCGGCTCCCCAGTTGATGTG GTCAAGTCAAGAATGATGGGAGATTCTAGTTACAAAAGCACCCTTGATTGTTTTGTCAAAACCTTAAAGAATGAT GGACTCATGGCATTTTATAAAGGGTTCATCCCAAATTTTGGACGACTAGGATCTTGGAACGTGATCATGTTTCTAACCTTAGAACAG ACTAAAAAGTTCGTCAAAAGTTTAGAGTCATCATGA
- the LOC131606297 gene encoding probable sugar phosphate/phosphate translocator At3g11320: MMKNPIPWPTITVVISWYTSNIGVLLMNKYLLTNYGYKYPVFLTMCHMMLCSVFSYVGISVLDIVPLQSVQSKNQLFKICGLSVVFCFSVVCGNVSLNYIPVSFNQAIGATTPFFTAVFAYVVSRKREAWVTYCTLLPVVAGVVIASGSEPSFHLFGFIICVASTAARAFKSVLQAILLSSEGEKLNSMNLLLYMAPIAMLVLLPATLLMEGNVIRITIELAREDFRIIWYLLLSSSLAYFVNLTNFLVTKYTSALTLQVLGNAKGAVAVVISILIFQNPISMIGMLGYVLTIIGVILYSETKKRYT, from the exons ATGATGAAAAATCCAATCCCATGGCCAACAATCACGGTAGTGATATCATGGTACACTTCAAACATTGGTGTTCTTCTTATGAACAAATACTTGTTAACAAACTACGGTTACAAGTACCCTGTTTTTCTCACCATGTGTCACATGATGTTGTGTTCAGTTTTCAGCTACGTTGGAATTTCTGTTTTGGATATTGTACCTTTGCAGAGTGTTCAATCGAAGAACCAGTTGTTCAAAATCTGTGGATTGAGTGTTGTGTTTTGTTTCTCTGTGGTTTGTGGGAATGTGTCGCTTAATTATATTCCAGTGTCGTTTAATCAAGCTATTGGAGCAACGACACCTTTTTTTACTGCCGTTTTTGCTTATGTTGTGAGTAGGAAAAGAGAAGCTTGGGTTACTTATTGTACCCTCTTGCCTGTTGTTGCTGGTGTTGTCATAGCTAGTGGG AGTGAACCGAGTTTTCATCTATTTGGATTTATAATCTGCGTTGCATCAACTGCTGCAAGAGCATTTAAATCGGTGCTTCAAGCTATTTTGTTGTCATCAGAAGG AGAAAAGTTGAATTCAATGAACCTGCTACTTTACATGGCACCTATTGCAATGTTGGTGTTACTTCCTGCAACATTGTTGATGGAAGGAAACGTGATTCGGATCACAATAGAACTTGCTAGAGAGGATTTCAGAATTATTTGGTATCTGCTTTTGAGTTCATCTCTTGCATATTTtgtgaacctcactaattttTTGGTGACCAAATATACAAGTGCACTCACTCTTCAG GTATTAGGAAATGCAAAGGGTGCAGTTGCTGTGGTGATCTCAATTTTGATATTTCAAAATCCTATTTCAATGATAGGAATGCTTGGCTATGTACTTACTATCATAGGAGTTATATTGTATAGTGAAACAAAGAAGAGGTATACTTAG
- the LOC131606298 gene encoding GDP-mannose transporter GONST3-like, with protein MSKDNVNVMNLNVNENDGVVGNWYSSIVHQVSVYGVAAGYCLSASLLSIINKWAVMKFPYPGALTALQYFTSAAGVFLCGWLKLVEHDKLDLITMWRFLPAAVIFYLSLFTNSELLLHANVDTFIVFRSAVPIFVAVGESVFLNRPWPSLKTWASLGTIFAGSVLYVATDYQFTFAAYMWAVAYLVSMTIDFVYIKHVVTTIELNTWGLVLYNNIEALMLFPLELLIMGELKKIKHEISDESDWHSFSVVLPVGLSCLFGLAISFFGFSCRRAISATGFTVLGIVNKLLTVMINLVIWDKHSTWVGTVGLLICMLGGVLYQQSTSKPKEPKQVTAQENEEEQLKLLEMQANSETNISDTEVNKSRAGN; from the coding sequence ATGTCAAAAGATAATGTGAATGTGATGAATTTGAATGTGAATGAGAATGATGGTGTTGTTGGAAATTGGTATAGTTCAATTGTTCATCAAGTTTCAGTTTATGGTGTTGCTGCTGGTTATTGTTTATCTGCATCTTTACTGTCAATTATCAACAAATGGGCTGTCATGAAATTCCCTTACCCGGGCGCCCTTACCGCTTTACAGTACTTCACTAGTGCTGCCGGGGTTTTTCTCTGTGGATGGCTTAAGCTTGTCGAACACGATAAGCTTGATCTGATTACAATGTGGCGGTTTTTACCCGCTGCTGTGATTTTCTATCTGTCTCTTTTTACCAATAGTGAGTTGCTTTTACATGCCAATGTGGATACTTTCATTGTGTTCCGATCGGCTGTTCCGATTTTTGTTGCGGTTGGGGAGTCGGTGTTTTTGAATCGGCCGTGGCCGTCTTTGAAGACGTGGGCTTCGTTGGGTACGATTTTTGCGGGGAGTGTGCTTTATGTTGCGACGGATTATCAGTTTACGTTCGCGGCTTATATGTGGGCGGTGGCGTATTTGGTTAGTATGACGATTGATTTTGTTTACATAAAGCATGTGGTTACGACGATTGAGTTGAACACTTGGGGTCTTGTGTTGTATAATAATATTGAGGCTCTTATGCTTTTTCCGTTGGAGTTGTTGATAATGGGTGAGTTGAAGAAGATAAAGCATGAGATCAGTGATGAGTCTGATTGGCACTCGTTTTCAGTGGTTTTGCCTGTGGGGCTATCGTGCTTGTTCGGTCTGGCGATCTCTTTCTTTGGATTTTCGTGCCGTAGGGCTATTTCTGCAACTGGGTTTACTGTTCTTGGTATAGTGAACAAATTGTTGACAGTTATGATTAATTTGGTGATATGGGATAAGCACTCGACGTGGGTCGGTACAGTGGGTCTTTTGATCTGTATGCTAGGTGGGGTTCTGTATCAGCAATCAACAAGTAAACCGAAAGAACCAAAACAGGTAACCGCACAAGAAAATGAGGAGGAACAACTGAAGTTGCTTGAAATGCAAGCCAATTCTGAGACCAATATTAGTGATACCGAAGTTAATAAATCAAGGGCGGGAAATTGA